Genomic DNA from Coleofasciculus chthonoplastes PCC 7420:
AAAAAGACGTATACAGAAAAGGCGCACTACTGACAGTGCGCCCTCGCTTATTCATTGATAACAGAGGCATAAGTTTGCGACTCCTGCCACAGTTTGCAGAGAAAAAACTCAGTGCGATCGCTCAGCTTGACCACAAAGACACCCTCTTCACCCTGGGGATTAGAGGTCATCCAAGTGCCTTTCAGGGTAACTTCGACATAATCAGCATCGCAAATCGACAGAGAAATCTCATCGATTATTTGTTGCCGAATCGCCTTTTCTAAGTCAGCCAAGTGAGGCATATCCACAGGCAGTAAAAACGAGGCGGTGCTAGATTCGACCCAGAGGCTGGACGCGGCTCGTAGAGCCAACATGACCCGGGCAGTCACCCATTCCTCTAGAGAACCCGCTAGACGCTCGAGGTAAAAGCTATTTTCGGTGTAGGTAAGTTTCAGCATGACCTGATATCTCCTATTATTCCAGGTGGACGTGCTGTTCGCGCCAGAACTGTTCGGCAAATGCCACAGTGGGATGCATAGGCGCTTTGGGCTGGGTGAGTAGAGTCATTCCCGCTTGCTGGGGTGTGCGATCGCCTTTTTGACTGTTGCACGATTGGCAGGCAGTAACTACATTGTCCCAACCATGGTTTCCGCCCTTAGAGCGGGGGATAACATGGTCGAGGGTGAGCCGTTTGGGGCTACCACAGTATTGGCAACGATGCTTGTCCCGACGTAAGACTTCCCGGCGATTTACGGGCGGGACTTTCCATACGCGATCGCAATTAGCTTTGGTCAAGCGAATCTGTTCGGGAACCAGCACGACTAAGCTGGGTGAATGCACCGGATATTCTTGACCCTTAAACCAATCTAGCGGTTCGGCTTTGCCCGTAATCAAAAGCGTCACCGCCCGCTTCATATTGACTCGACTGAGGGGTAGGTAGTTCTTGGAGAACACCACCACTGAACGCCTTAATCCGTCAGTTACACTCGTCACGATTTTTACTCCTTGTTATAAGAAACCCCGCTGCTGTTTGAGTCAGAGCGGGGGATTTGAAAAACGGTATGGTTTTCTTGTCCTATATCGGTACGGCTTGGATGCGCCTGTACCTCCCGCTGTTGTAATCCGGTTTTGGATTGATGGTTGTTAAATGCTCAGCCTCAGAATTAAAGAGGGTTCCGATTTGGGCTGTACCCTGTTCTATCCAGCGATATCCATCCCCAATAAAAAACTCCACCGACAAACCCGCTGAGCGCCAATCGCCGAGGCGACTGGTATCAGGGCAAGGGGTGGAGAAGGATAGATGAAGGCTCACAGGAGGTAATTTGTTTCAATACTGCTTTTTAAATACTACACTTGTATTACGAACCTGTCCACATTGTTGAGGAAAAAAACATGATACGTACTGCGCCTAGGACTTCAACCACTGACATGGAAGTCACCAGCATCCGCTTGGAGAGAGAGTTAAAGGAGAAGCTCAAAGATCTGTCAGGCAACCAAGGCTATCAAGCCCTGATTCGAGATATCCTCTGGAACTATGTCCAGCATAAGTCAGGCGATTATCGACCCAACTTTTCCGTCTACGATATCAGAGCCAGCATTCGGGCTACCGCGCAGCAAGAAGAACGGTGTGTACTCACGGGCAAGTTTATTCAACCCCAGGAACCCATGTTATTAGGACTGACGTTTAACGGCGATATGGTGCCCCTCAGTCTGGAGAGTATGCCGCAGGAGACATCTAGAGCTAAAGCAGCGCGTTAGGCATTCATCTAATGAAAATGCGCTGTAGGGACACGACATGTCGTGTCCCTACTATAAGTAAGTCCCCTTACAGTTCCTCAATCTCTTTTCTAGTAAATCCTGTTGCTTCTGTGATTGTGTCAATATCAGTTCCTTTTTGTTTTAATATTCTGGCTATGTTAATCTTTTCTTGCTGTTTGCCTTGCTCTATACCCTCCTCAATTCCCTCTAATCTTCCCTCTGAGCGCGAACCTTCGATTAGACTGACTTCATAACGCCGATTCTCCATAAATCTCAGGTAGTTCGCTCTTTCTTCTTCGCTCAAGCTATCGACGAGTAAATTTTCCTTCGCTTCCGCTAAACCTTGGGCTGTAAACTCCTCTTTGATTTGGCTCTTTTTCAAGAAATAGATCCATTCGTCTAAGGTCGTCTTAGCTACGTCGTTAAAGTTGTTGACTTTAATCACATAATATTCGGGAAAAATCTCATAGACATCTTGGATATTAAACAGCTTCTGCTGGTTTATTGATAGACCCAACCTGTCTTCTAAGTGAAGACCCCGAAAATCTAATGTCCCTTTGTAAATATAATCATCACCCTGTCCCAGAGAAAAGTAGACGACATTCACTGAATAAACTTTTTTGACCTTCCCATAAGGCTGCCCTTTTTCCAGGAAGTCAGTAATTAATCTCGCTGTGCCATAGAGCATCCGATGGAAATAATCTTGCTCTGTATTGTTTTGCACTTCAATGAGAATCAATTCCCCCTGGTCATTTTCAGCCAGAATATCGACTCGATTTAGCTTGTCATCCTCGGCTTGTTGATTGCTTTCACCTTCGAGGATTGATTGGATCTGGATGGGTTTCCCCAATAACTCACTCAAGAACCCTGCCAAAACACCATAATTAGCTTTGTTTCTCAGTAATTTTTTAATCGCCCAATCAAATCTGATGTGTGTTTGGGACATAACGGGATTGATGGAAACGTTTACCTAATCTATTGTGACAGATTTAGCCCTAATCATTCAAGATAATGGCTCTGTTGCCAATCTACTGGACTGACACAGCTAAAATTGTGGGATAGATTTACGGTTAAATTGGGCGCACGTCGGTGCGCCCCTACAATTCTAATCCACCAAATAAGGTGTGCCACGCCACTACGTTCCTTCGCGAACCATGACAGATTCTACCTTAGACTGCAACTTGGTATCAAAGCCTTCTCAAGAGCAGGAGAGAGGTTTGGAGAGAGGTTTTCCAGATCCCGACGAAAAGTAAGCCCTACTTACCCAAAAAAATCTCTGTGTCACCCACTCACCACTATTTAGTGCAAGAAGGTAGAATTTCTGCCTTGCGATAGTACAGCTTTGCCGATGAAGGGGTTAAGGTAAAGCTGTTGAAACGATTAGGCTGTAATGAGTTCAGACCCAAATAACACATCACCGGAACAGGAAAAGGCTCTAGAGCAAACTCCAACGGTTGACCCAAAGGATTTAGCAATGAAACCCGGTTATATTGCCGATCGCGATGCTGAGGAAACCGTAGACAATCCAGCTGTAACCCCGCAAATGCCCAATGATCCCAGTGATGATCGGGGAGATTTAAGGCGGGATTGACGACAACGGAATTTCCCTGATCTCAGACGTTCCGGTGGAACGTCTCTACTGATTGGTTATTTTAGAGGCGCTCTAACTAATCGGGTTACCGACAATAGGGAGACTCAATCGGAACAAATGCTAAACCGTAATGTCGGTTACTACAGGGTACAACCTGTACTAATAATCCTGGCGGATTCCAGCGATTACCATTCGGTTCAAACTTAATGGTTCCGGTTGCTCCTTCTGCACTAAAGTTAGAAGCCATTAATGTTTCTTTCATGCCTATGCGTGTAGGTTTATCTTGCATGGCTAAAGCTTGCCTGTGGGCACGAGCCGCATCATAGGTGAGAGCCGTTCTCGCACTAACCTCTCCTCCCCACAAGTCACGAGCGTTTTGAATGAATTCTTGATTGGGACTACTCAAGCCCAGCCAAGGCGAAAATAAAACGAACTTGTCAAAGGGTTTTAAATCGGCAATGGCGAGACTCTTCGGACCGTAGAGAGACCAGCTTCCTACTATCCAATTATCACCATTATTAACCTTGACCAAATCAATGGCATGGAAAAGAGAATCCGTCACTTGACCATCTGGAAGTAAAACCAAGGCTGTTTCCCCAGCTTGTTGGTTGACTTCAGTAATAGCTTTTTCGACATTGAAATTCTTCTTCGACAAATTAAACTCTTTTACGTTAACAACTGTTCCGCCCTTTTCTTTGAACCGAGTTTCAAACTCCTGTCGCAGCGAGCTGGTGAAGGGGCTATTGGGATTGTAAAAGACAACCGCTTGTTTTTGACCCGCTTCGTTACGTAGGTAATCGGCTAAATACTTTGCCTCCACTCGATTACTATGAACAGTCCGAAAAAAACATCTTTCGGCTCTTCTGTCAGTTCTTCAGTAGTCGTACCCGGAGATATCACGACCAATTTGTTTTCTTGGTAAACATCAATCGCGGCTACCGTTGACTCGCTAGTGTAGTGTCCGACAACACCCAGAATCTCTTGCTGTTTCACCAGTGCCTCTGCCCTTTGCTTGGCGGCTTCTGTATCATTACTATCATCAGTTATGACAACTCTCAGACCTATCTGATTCTTAATCGCTTGCTTGGGCAGAAACTTATAGCCGGGAAAGTTCTCAACGAGTTTTTCCTTACCCTCAAAGAGACCCAAGTTGACTTCCGTTTGTAATTGGGCAACGCCCCTCAAAATTTCTTGAGCTAATTCTGAATCGGTTACGGATGTAGATTCATTCTGCCTTTGAATCACGGGAACGACAGCAGCAATGGTGTAGAATTTTGCGCCTTGGGCTTGCAGCAGCGCATTGTTTAAGTAAATTAATGTTTCCGGGTCTCTGTTCTCTTTCTGCCATGATTTCTCAAGCAACTCAATCGCTTCTGTATACTTCGATTCCGCTAATAATTTGACCCCCCTTTCCTTTAACCGTGGGGGTAAACGTTGCAGCAGAATTTCTTCTCCACAACTTATCGAGTCCCCCTGATGGGGAGGACAAGTTTTCCCCGGTTCTATGGCAAGTTTATCAAAGCTCATCAGTGTAGATAAAACGACGGCTAATCCCAAGCCAAATCTTAAACCAAGCCTTTGCCACTTATTCCTTGGTGGAGTCCAGGTAAAAGAAGCGGCAGTTGGATGTTGATACATCACAGGTAACCAGGTCGCGTAAGGCAGTCGATCCTCTATCGATTCCAGTCTTTTTCTGGCGATACTAACTGCATTCTGAAGGGAGACACCCTGGGAAAAGTTCTCGATAAAAAAGGTCAGGAATTTATGGGCGACTTCATCGGGTACGGGTTCTCTCATCACAATGACTTGGGGAATCTTTAAGTCAGCTAACACCTTAGCTAACCCCAATCCGTCACAGCTATTAAAAATAGCTAAACTCAAACGTTTTTTTATGGCAGTTGATAGAGCGTTTTGTAACTCATCAACGGTCAGACTTTCCGTTTCATTCAGATAAAGTCTACCTGTGCTACCATCCCCTTCGGTAGAACTATGACCCGCAAAGAAGAAGATATCCCACCCTTGTTCATCGTGAAGCCTATTTTCTAACTGATCTCGTGTCGGTTTCTGAAGCAAGCAGGAATCTATCCCCGGTGTTTTCTTTAAAACTTGTTCGTCAAAGATGATATCGATTCCATCATTTTTGCCGAAAATAGCTAAGAGTCTGATTTGGTTTTTTAGTTGTTTTTGTCGAATTGCCTGATACTCAAACGTACTTAAGATAATTTCAACCGAACCGTGACGTTCCCAAAAATCCCAGAGATGCCAAGGTAATTGCTGAAGCTGAGGGTTGTCAGTCTGAATCAAGACTCGAATGTCATTGTCTTTATAGTTATTTAACTGAACGGCTAAATTCTCCCGGATGCGATGAAATTCATTGGATGTCGCGTTGAGCCATTGGTTGATCTTCTCTTTCAACTGATCCGCGACTTGTTGACAGTCCTCTCTAGAGGTATTGTAATCAGGGAGTTCTTCTAAGCGGGGACTGCGGTAAATTTCCTCAAGTTGGCGATAATTGGTCTGCCAATGTTGATAGAGTTGGGTAATCTCAGGGTTAGCCGGTAAACGTCCGCTAATTCTCCCTTGGTAAGAGTAACCTTTCTCCCCCCATTCCAGGATGACTCGAATTCCCCTGTCAACATCACCATCAAGGGTTAAACATACCACTCGACTCATTACCGACTCCTTTCACTCTCAACGCCGTTAGACCGCAAAGTTTTCGGTGAAGCTGGCTTCTGCCAACGATAATTTTAGCGTAAACTGTTCTTTGAGTTTACCGCGAAATCGTTTGGTGAGTATAGTCGAATTGATCCTGGCTGAACGTTCGGAAAACACTTGTCCGGCTTCATCAATTATGCTCAAGGTTAGACCCAGGGGGAGAGTTTCGCGATCGCGGGGATGAATTTGCACTTCGATATCAATTTTTTGCTCAACGGCTTCGGTTAAACTGACAACTAAGTCTAGGGCGTAATCCGTCTGGTTTGTGCCTAAGTTTATGGGTTTAACCCCTGTCACTCTAGGCTTTTTCATCCCCAATCGACTTGGAAAACTCTCTGAGTCTCTTCCTTGCTTATTTTTGTGGGAAACAGGAGTGACTTGACTTGGATTTGGCATAAAACGCCATGCGGGTTGCGGTGCTGAAGGTTTAAACGCTTCGGTAAAATTTTGCCAACCTTTTTCAAAGATATTCTCAAACCACTGACTCAAGTTGATTAGTGTCGTCAGGGTTTCTATCTCCTCCAGAAAATCTTCCAGCGAACCTAACTGAATGAACGGTAACTCTGATGTTTTCACCGTTTTGGCAAATCCCAGTAGTGTTCCTTCGGTAAGGGATTCGTTGAACTGCACAACTAAATAGCCAATCTGGTTTTCCCTAACTTCAGCAGGAATCTTAACCACTTGGGACTCTGAGCCGACCGGAATGCACTTTAGCGTCCCTATATTTTTGAGTGATAAATCGGCAACCTCTGGAGAAGTTGATGCCACTAAATCTTGGCTACACCTTTCTAGTAAATTTGTCTCAATACCCATACACTGACAGTAAAAATTGACAGTATGTACGGTCAAAGTATTGAAATAAACTTGTTGCGCTATTTCGGGATTAGACTGCTGTTTTGCCGACTGGTTCGCTAGATAATGTACTGATTTAGTTAACGCTACACTAAATGTTTCTTTTGGCACTATTTCATTCATGATTAATGTCTTTAACTAATATAATTAATACAAATATTCTCGCAAATGGGAAGAAAACCGAGTCAAGCAACGGTCGTAGAATCGACTGAGAGTTGACAGTGGGATTTTTAAATGCTCGGATAATTCTCGCCATGAATATCCTTCAATTCTCTTGATCACTAAATATTGAAAATTTACCTCGGTATGATTCGAGATGTGTGTGGTTTGAAAAAGACCGTCTGGATCTTCTTTGATCCAGAATATGATCTCCGAGGATAAAAGAGGATTTAATTCTGATTCTACAAGCTGTTCTAGGTTTTCAGTCCACAGTCTTTTAGTCGAACAATGGCTTTGTTTAACAAAGGAGCTGAATATCTCATTAATCGCGTCAATAAATCGTCTTTTCATGATGAAATTAACCCATGCTATTACCTCTCCTCGATTCGGATCATACCCATCAATATTTTGACAGATATAAAGAAACGTGCGATTGCAGGCGGAACTATAAATGTCCTCATACAAGCCAGGAAACTGACCCGAATAGGGACGACAAAGTTGACCGGAACGCTGAATGGCATTGACTAACCGGGTTAACGCTATTTGCCGCATCTTCGTATTTGCAGGATGCTGCTGTGCTTTGATGGCTAGCTGCCTGAGTTCTTTATTGAGTTGCTGATTACCCACCATAATATCAAGACACTCGAATTCCTTTAACTCGGGTTGATCAAATCATCTGCTTTGATCTAGTAGTCGGGTCAATGGTGAGACGATTATGCCAAACTCCAGTTTTTGTTACAAAACTTAACACTATTCCCGATTTACTCCCCATTGTCTCACCCTTGTGCAGAAAAAAGCGGCTTCTGGGACGAATAGAAAAATACAAGCGCGAAATTCAATCTTGACTATGAAAGCGAATTATCAGAGGTTGGCGTTAATTGGTGGTCCAGTTCTAGCAACGATTGTGTTTGTCTGGCTGCGGCTGGTGAATCAATCCCTGGATGAGTGCTGGACTGCAGCCGTAACCGTACTCTGTGCCGTCTGGTGGTGCTTCGAGCCAATCCCGATTCCGGCTACGTCGCTAATCCCGTTTGCGGTGTTTCCCGGCGCTGGTGTGCTGAGCGACAAACAGGTAGCCACTGCCTATGGTCATCACCTGATCATGTTACTACTCGGCGGATTTATGCTTTCGACGGCGATTGAGAAAAGCGGAGTCCATCGTCGTCTAGCTATTGGGATGGTGCGTCTAGTGGGCAGGGATGGGGGCAAAACTCTCGTGCTAGGATTCATGCTGGCTTCAGCCCTACTGAGTATGTGGGTATCGAACACCGCCACAACACTGATGCTGCTACCAATAGCCGTAGCGGTACTAGAGCAGTGTGCCAATCGACGGCTGGAAGTGCCGTTACTCCTGGGAATCGCCTATGGAGCAAGTGTTGGCGGGATTGGTACTCCTATCGGTACGCCGCCTAATGTCATTTTTCTTGCCCAGTACGAAGAAATTACCGGCAAGGTTTTCAGTTTTCTAGACTGGATGAAATTGGGTGTACCTGTCGTCGTGTTAATGGTGCCTTTAACTTGGCTGTGGCTGACGCGGCATTTGCGGGGTAAATCAACGCTGGAACTCCCCACACTCAATCCTTGGAGCGCTGCCGAAAAACGGGTACTGATTATCTTTGTGATCACGGCTCTAGCCTGGAGTACGCGCATTGAACCCTTTGGTGGCTGGAGTCGGCTGTTGGGTACGCCAGAAGTGGGGGACAGTACGGTGGCACTGTTCATGGTTGTGGTTATGTTCATCCTACCTGATGGTCAAGGGGGTAAACTACTCGACTGGGAAACAGCGGAGCGCATACCCTGGGGTTTACTCATTCTCTTTAGCGGCGGGATTGCCATTGCCAATGCCTTCTCGGCTTCAGGTTTAAGCGAGTCTTTGGGACAATTGCTATCGAATCTGTCAGTTTTGCCGATGCTGTTAACACTGGCACTTATTTGCCTAGTTGTCACCTTTCTGACTGAAGTCACTAGCAATACAGCAACAACCACCCTGCTGATGCCAATTTTGGGTGCAGCGGCATTGGCTGCAAAATTAGAGCCAACCCTGCTGATGATTCCTGCCACGATTAGTGCTAGTTGTGCTTTTATGCTGCCAGTCGCTACAGCTCCCAATGCGATTGTCTACAGTACAGGAAAGTTCCCTATCAGTCGCATGGTACGTGAGGGTTTGGTGTTGAATTTTTTCGGCACATTGGTGATTACTCTGCTCTGTTATTCCCTGCTTGAGATCAATTAATCAGTTACAAGGAAATGTAGCGTCTCAGTGACTCAGAATAACTTGAAAGACAAGATTTTAAGCAGGTCAAATCGGATTATGTTTAATTCTCGACAACTTCACCGAATCGCCATTGTAATCATGGCAGTTTTCGTGACGATTCTAATTCCAATCACCCATTCAACTGCATCAGACATTCCCTTCTACTGGGATTCCATCAATGTAGAAATGGATGTTCAACCCAATGGTGATATGTGGGTAACAGAAACACAGCATTATGTTTTTACCGATGATTACACCAACGAACGATATCGCTACATTCCTCTGAACAAGGTGGATGAAATTACCGATGTTACGGTTACCGAGAACGGGCAACCTTTAGCAACGACGACAGGAATTGAAAACAATCAACTTTGGATTCGCTGGCAGCATCCTCTGAATCCACCTGAATCTCATGTTTTTGTACTCAAGTATCGCGTCATCGGCGGGATACAAGTCAATGGTGACAAAACCCAGGTTTACTGGAAAGCCATTTTTGCGGAGCGCCAAGTACCTGTTCTATCAGGTACAGTTAGCGTTCACTTACCCGAAGTCCTCTCAGGTAAAGTCCTCAGTTATACAGCCTATGGAATTCCCGCTACTCGTCGAAGTCTTAATGGTAAAACCTTTGAATTTGTTGCCAGTCAATTATTACTACCTGGACATGAACTCGAAGTGCAAATTATCTTTCCCTCATCGGTTTTGAATCTTCCTCAACCTCAATGGCAGCAATTTAAACAATTTTTCGTCTATATGCTCTGGAGTTTGCCATTCATTGGTCTGGCTATCAGAAAAGTTCTTGCCCACCTATGTCCGCGTTGTAGAAAGCTAACGATGAGCAAAACTCGGTCAACGTCCTATTTGTCCTATTTTAGGGGTAGAGGGCGAGTGACTTACTATTACTATTGTCCAAACTGTTTTTATCATCGCACATCTAAAAAGGCTATCTCTTGGGGTGGTGGGGATGGCGGTGATGGTGGCGGTGGCGGTGGTGGTGGTGGTGGTGGTGGTGGCGGCGGTGGTGGCGGAGGTGGCGGTGGCGGTGGCGGAGGTGGAGGTGGCGGTGGCGGTTAAACTAAAGTGCCACGCCAAGTTAACGCTTGTTCGCTTCAATATGAGTACATCATACCAGCCGATAAATCAGCACCCACCTATGCTAGCCAGTGCAAAAACCTGACTCAAGCCAAAAAAGACATCCCTGAACTCAAGCAAGTACATTCGCAGGTGTTGCAACAAACCCTCAAGCGGTTACAGTTAGCGTTTAAAGGAATGTGGGGTATAAGACATGATTAATCAACTCTTGAATGATCGCTACCGTATTCAATCCATGCTCGGTCGCCAAAGAGGGCGGAGGACGTTTTTGGCGAGTGATTTACAAACCCATTCGCCCGTTGTGATCAAATTACTTTTGCTTGATCCGGATTTTACTTGGGAGGATCTGAAACTGTTTGAACGAGAGGCAAAAACTCTCAAGGCTCTTGATCATCCATTAATTCCTCAGTATCTTGACTCCTTTGAGGTTGATACCCAGTTAGGCAAAGGGTTCGCCCTAGTGCAGAGTTACATTGAGGCGCGATCGCTCCAGGACTGGATGCAAGTTGGGCGTCACTTCAGTGAAGCAGATCTCAGGGCAATTGCCCAGGAATTATTAAAAATTTTGGATTACCTCCACACCCACCAACCACCTGTTATTCATCGGGATATTAAGCCAAGCAATATTCTGTTGGGCGATCGTAGTGGGAATAGTCTTGGTCAAATCTATCTCGTTGATTTTGGCTCAGTGCAAACGGTAGCAGATGGTGGCACGATTACAGTCGTCGGTACCTATGGTTATATGCCACCTGAGCAGTTTGGTGGCAAGACAATTCCTGCCTCAGATTTGTATAGCTTGGGTGCTACATTAATTGACTTGCTAACTAGAACCCATCCCGCTGATTTACCCAGCCGCAACGGTTGTATTCGGTTTGAGGGGGAACGACTCGCCAGTAAGCCGTTCCAAACCTGGCTTAAATTACTAATTCAACCCGATCTTAGTCAGCGATTCAAGAATGCTCGGTCAGCCTTGGATGCTTTACAAAAGGAGCAACTGACACTACAGTCCTTAGCAAAGGTTCACGTAAAGCCTAGGGGTAGCCGAGTTGTTCTAACTAAAACGGATGACCAACTACAAATTGTTATTCCTCCGCTTCCCCTTAAACAGAAACTCCAAGTTATTTTTTCTGGGTTGAAGCAAACGAGCTTCTGGTGTCTTCTCTTACTGTTAGGCTTTTGGAAACTTGAAACTTTATTATTGGTTGCACCATTTACGCTGTGGATAGTTTCGTCAATATGGATAAAGATTATTGGCAAAATATTTGAAGAGATTCAGTTGTCCATTGAGCCAAGAGAGATTTACTTAACTAGGAACTGGTTAGGTATTAAAAAAAGATATTCATCACCAACCAAAGATATCATCAAACTTGAGCGCGTCACCTACAAAGAATACTTCGACACCATGCAAAAGACCAGTAAGCCAAAACTTCTGTATAGTGGACTGAATATCTGGGTAGGGAATCAATGTTATGCACTAGAAAAAGGTTCGTTGATTGGGGGAATACGCCAATTGACTCCAGTGGAGCTAGACTGGCTAGCCGTTGAGTTGAGTGATTGGTTGGATTTGCCCATTCAAACAGCCGGGGAAGTCCCTATCTTAGGTAATCAAAGTGGGATATCCACTGAGGTAATAAATACGGAGTCCAATTTCAGAGACAATACCTCAGACATAGACAGTGCCTCAGAGAATGATTTATCCAACCTCTGGTTCTTTTTTTGAAGAAGATTGACTTCACCGCCTAATTGCACAACCAGTGCTTGGGTTCCGGCTAATGTCCCGACGTCAAAGTCACCTTATACTGGACTACCCATCCGTGCTAAATAAACTTTATCGTAATAGGAAATGAAATCTTATGGTCATAACTCGCAAAAACCTGTGGGACTGATTGGGCAAATTGGCTGTGGTATAGGATTGTCTTTAAGGTGAAGCCTCCTCAGATTGGTAAGTCCAGACAGAGGACTAACATCTGTTATTTGGTTAGAGTTGAGGTTAAGCACAGTCAGATTGGTAAGTCCAGACAGAGGACTAACATCTGTTATTTGGTTAGAGTTGAGGATAAGCCCTCCTAGATTGGTAAGTCCCGACAGAGGGCTGATATCTGTTATTTGGTTATTGTCAAGGATAAGTATAGTCAGATTGGTAAGTCCAGACAGAGGACTGATATCTGTTATTTGGTTATTGTCAAGGATAAGATAATTCAGATTGGTAAGTTCCAACAGAGGGCTGATATCTGTTATTTGATTAGAGTTGAGGTAAAGCGCATCCAGATTGGTAAGTCCAGAAAGAAGACTGATATCTGTTATTTGATTAGAGTTGAGGTAAAGCGCATCCAGATTGGTAAGTCCAGACAGAGGACTGATATCTGTTATTTGGTTATTGTTGAGGTAAAGCGCATCCAGATTGGTAAGTCCAGACAGAGGACTGATATCTGTTATTTGGTTATTGTTGAGGTAAAGCGCATCCAGATTGGTAAGTCCAGACAGAGGACTGATATCTGTTATTTGGTTATTGTTGAGGTAAAGCGCATCCAGATTGGTAAGTCCAGACAGAGGACTGATATCTGTTATTTGGTTATCACTGAGGATAAGCACAGTCAGTGAGGTAAGTCCAGAAAGAGAACTGATATCTGTTATTTGATTAGAGTAGAGGATAAGCACAGTCAGTGAGGTAAGCCCAGAAAGAGGACTGATATCTGTTATTTGGTTATTGTTGAGGTTAAGCACAGTCAGATTGGTAAGTCCAGACAGAGGACTTACATCTTTTATTTGGTTACCACCGAGGATAAGCCCAGTCAGTGAGGTAAGTCCAGAAAGAGGACTGATATCTGTTATTT
This window encodes:
- a CDS encoding SLC13 family permease; protein product: MKANYQRLALIGGPVLATIVFVWLRLVNQSLDECWTAAVTVLCAVWWCFEPIPIPATSLIPFAVFPGAGVLSDKQVATAYGHHLIMLLLGGFMLSTAIEKSGVHRRLAIGMVRLVGRDGGKTLVLGFMLASALLSMWVSNTATTLMLLPIAVAVLEQCANRRLEVPLLLGIAYGASVGGIGTPIGTPPNVIFLAQYEEITGKVFSFLDWMKLGVPVVVLMVPLTWLWLTRHLRGKSTLELPTLNPWSAAEKRVLIIFVITALAWSTRIEPFGGWSRLLGTPEVGDSTVALFMVVVMFILPDGQGGKLLDWETAERIPWGLLILFSGGIAIANAFSASGLSESLGQLLSNLSVLPMLLTLALICLVVTFLTEVTSNTATTTLLMPILGAAALAAKLEPTLLMIPATISASCAFMLPVATAPNAIVYSTGKFPISRMVREGLVLNFFGTLVITLLCYSLLEIN
- a CDS encoding DUF2207 domain-containing protein, encoding MFNSRQLHRIAIVIMAVFVTILIPITHSTASDIPFYWDSINVEMDVQPNGDMWVTETQHYVFTDDYTNERYRYIPLNKVDEITDVTVTENGQPLATTTGIENNQLWIRWQHPLNPPESHVFVLKYRVIGGIQVNGDKTQVYWKAIFAERQVPVLSGTVSVHLPEVLSGKVLSYTAYGIPATRRSLNGKTFEFVASQLLLPGHELEVQIIFPSSVLNLPQPQWQQFKQFFVYMLWSLPFIGLAIRKVLAHLCPRCRKLTMSKTRSTSYLSYFRGRGRVTYYYYCPNCFYHRTSKKAISWGGGDGGDGGGGGGGGGGGGGGGGGGGGGGGGGGGGGGGG
- a CDS encoding serine/threonine protein kinase, whose product is MINQLLNDRYRIQSMLGRQRGRRTFLASDLQTHSPVVIKLLLLDPDFTWEDLKLFEREAKTLKALDHPLIPQYLDSFEVDTQLGKGFALVQSYIEARSLQDWMQVGRHFSEADLRAIAQELLKILDYLHTHQPPVIHRDIKPSNILLGDRSGNSLGQIYLVDFGSVQTVADGGTITVVGTYGYMPPEQFGGKTIPASDLYSLGATLIDLLTRTHPADLPSRNGCIRFEGERLASKPFQTWLKLLIQPDLSQRFKNARSALDALQKEQLTLQSLAKVHVKPRGSRVVLTKTDDQLQIVIPPLPLKQKLQVIFSGLKQTSFWCLLLLLGFWKLETLLLVAPFTLWIVSSIWIKIIGKIFEEIQLSIEPREIYLTRNWLGIKKRYSSPTKDIIKLERVTYKEYFDTMQKTSKPKLLYSGLNIWVGNQCYALEKGSLIGGIRQLTPVELDWLAVELSDWLDLPIQTAGEVPILGNQSGISTEVINTESNFRDNTSDIDSASENDLSNLWFFF
- a CDS encoding leucine-rich repeat domain-containing protein — translated: MKRISVITLFLSLWGWGYGVAIAAQPSLGSSFKEWCLQRGSLSASLRKTVEVLLEEAGTSDCSQADEILSSLNYLVLGYNQIKDVSPLSGLTNLTVLNLWNNQITDISSLSGLTSLTELYLNNNQITDISPLSGLTNLTVLNLNNNQITDISPLSGLTSLTGLILGGNQIKDVSPLSGLTNLTVLNLNNNQITDISPLSGLTSLTVLILYSNQITDISSLSGLTSLTVLILSDNQITDISPLSGLTNLDALYLNNNQITDISPLSGLTNLDALYLNNNQITDISPLSGLTNLDALYLNNNQITDISPLSGLTNLDALYLNSNQITDISLLSGLTNLDALYLNSNQITDISPLLELTNLNYLILDNNQITDISPLSGLTNLTILILDNNQITDISPLSGLTNLGGLILNSNQITDVSPLSGLTNLTVLNLNSNQITDVSPLSGLTNLRRLHLKDNPIPQPICPISPTGFCEL